Proteins from a genomic interval of Hippocampus zosterae strain Florida chromosome 14, ASM2543408v3, whole genome shotgun sequence:
- the fcf1 gene encoding rRNA-processing protein FCF1 homolog isoform X2: MKRMINLKDQRIKEKDRSKAKEKKKKDPSELKEREVPKYASCLFFQYNTQLGPPYHILVDTNFINFSIKAKLDIVQSMMDCLYAKCIPYITDCVMAEIEKLGMKYRVALRIAKDPRFERLPCTHTGTYADDCLVQRVTQHKCYILATVDRDLKRRVRKIPGVPIMYISNHRYNIERMPDDYGAPRF; encoded by the exons ATGAAACGGATGATCAATTTGAAAGATCAACGAAT AAAAGAGAAGGATCGCtccaaagccaaagaaaaaaagaaaaaggatccTTCAGAGCTAAAGGAGAGAGAAGT GCCCAAGTACGCATCTTGTCTGTTCTTTCAGTACAACACTCAGCTTGGTCCACCGTACCACATTCTGGTCGACACCAATTTCATCAACTTCTCCATCAAGGCCAAACTGGACATTGTTCAGTCTATGATGGACTGCCTATATGCCAAAT GTATCCCTTACATAACCGACTGTGTGATGGCTGAGATTGAAAAACTTGGAATGAAATACAGAGTTGCGCTCAG GATAGCAAAGGATCCAAGATTTGAGCGTTTACcgtgcacacacacaggaaCATATGCTGATGACTGTCTGGTCCAAAGGGTAACACAG CACAAGTGTTACATCCTGGCTACTGTGGATAGAGATTTAAAGCGGCGGGTAAGAAAGATCCCTGGAGTGCCCATTATGTACATCTCAAACCACAG gtaCAACATTGAAAGGATGCCAGATGATTACGGCGCTCCACGGTTTTAG
- the fcf1 gene encoding rRNA-processing protein FCF1 homolog isoform X1 has product MPKQKTKKFAVMKRMINLKDQRIKEKDRSKAKEKKKKDPSELKEREVPKYASCLFFQYNTQLGPPYHILVDTNFINFSIKAKLDIVQSMMDCLYAKCIPYITDCVMAEIEKLGMKYRVALRIAKDPRFERLPCTHTGTYADDCLVQRVTQHKCYILATVDRDLKRRVRKIPGVPIMYISNHRYNIERMPDDYGAPRF; this is encoded by the exons ATG CCGAAGCAGAAAACCAAAAAATTTGCTGTCATGAAACGGATGATCAATTTGAAAGATCAACGAAT AAAAGAGAAGGATCGCtccaaagccaaagaaaaaaagaaaaaggatccTTCAGAGCTAAAGGAGAGAGAAGT GCCCAAGTACGCATCTTGTCTGTTCTTTCAGTACAACACTCAGCTTGGTCCACCGTACCACATTCTGGTCGACACCAATTTCATCAACTTCTCCATCAAGGCCAAACTGGACATTGTTCAGTCTATGATGGACTGCCTATATGCCAAAT GTATCCCTTACATAACCGACTGTGTGATGGCTGAGATTGAAAAACTTGGAATGAAATACAGAGTTGCGCTCAG GATAGCAAAGGATCCAAGATTTGAGCGTTTACcgtgcacacacacaggaaCATATGCTGATGACTGTCTGGTCCAAAGGGTAACACAG CACAAGTGTTACATCCTGGCTACTGTGGATAGAGATTTAAAGCGGCGGGTAAGAAAGATCCCTGGAGTGCCCATTATGTACATCTCAAACCACAG gtaCAACATTGAAAGGATGCCAGATGATTACGGCGCTCCACGGTTTTAG